A window of the Cystobacter fuscus genome harbors these coding sequences:
- a CDS encoding RNA polymerase sigma factor → MSRNAWSKVAVEELIRRARRGDKASLEELFRRYQRKLVKWALRTPQPPPGVARASDIAQDTALRAFDKFSTFSGTTEAELLVWLKRILANQAVQLDRGARRKKRSAGSTVPLDSAEAEATPSRGKSPSQVVFEREAWRQLLIYLYELPEEQQEAIKLCHLDEFPVAEVARRMGKTQASVAGLLLRGLRTLRARMQEGAAGASSDATRAALLTYLQKRDAGETVDQDAFIAAYPDCADELRAKLELLGRIRDLRPKPPPAARAGQRTKKT, encoded by the coding sequence ATGAGCCGCAATGCGTGGTCGAAGGTGGCTGTAGAGGAGCTGATCCGTCGAGCCCGCAGGGGGGATAAGGCCTCGCTGGAGGAGCTCTTCCGGCGCTACCAACGCAAGTTGGTGAAATGGGCCTTGCGGACTCCTCAGCCGCCACCGGGTGTGGCGCGCGCCTCGGACATCGCGCAGGACACGGCGCTGCGCGCGTTCGACAAATTCTCCACGTTCAGTGGGACGACGGAGGCCGAGCTGCTGGTGTGGCTCAAGCGCATCCTCGCAAACCAGGCCGTGCAGTTGGACCGGGGCGCGCGGCGGAAGAAGCGCTCCGCTGGGAGCACCGTGCCTCTGGACAGCGCCGAGGCCGAGGCAACCCCTTCCCGCGGGAAGAGTCCGAGTCAGGTCGTTTTTGAGCGGGAAGCGTGGCGCCAGCTCCTCATCTACCTCTATGAGCTCCCCGAGGAGCAGCAGGAGGCCATCAAGCTCTGTCACCTGGACGAGTTCCCGGTCGCGGAGGTGGCGCGCCGGATGGGGAAGACGCAAGCGTCGGTGGCGGGGTTGCTCCTGCGGGGCCTGCGGACCTTGAGAGCTCGAATGCAGGAGGGCGCTGCCGGCGCCAGCTCGGACGCGACGCGGGCCGCGCTGCTGACGTACCTGCAGAAGCGCGATGCCGGGGAGACTGTGGACCAGGATGCTTTCATCGCGGCCTACCCGGACTGCGCCGACGAGTTGCGGGCGAAGCTGGAGTTGCTGGGTCGCATCCGCGATCTGCGTCCGAAGCCACCCCCGGCGGCGCGGGCGGGTCAACGGACGAAGAAGACATGA